AAGGAGACTCCCAACAGTAACAGTCTGCTTTGGGAGGTTACCGGCAATGGTCTTTCTAAGCCATCTTATATTACCGGAACTTTTCATATCTTATGCAGTAAAGATTTTGAGATCAAATCTAAAGTACTCAAAGCCCTTGAAAAATCAGATAACTTTGTAATGGAAGTTAATTATACAGATCCCGTCGAGATGGCAACACTACAGAAAATGTATCAGACTGATAAGAAAATCTCTGATCAGCTTTCTCCAAATGAAGCGAAAGAACTGGATAACATTCTAACCGATTACGGAACTACCCTTGAAAGCATAGACACTTCAAGCCCTCAGGCTCTTTATGCTCTTCTTGCGGCCAAAGCAACCCCATGTCCTCAGACTGAAATAAAACTCTATGAAATGGAACTTCTGAAAAAGGCAATGAAAGATAAAAAGAACATTAAAGGGCTGGAAAAGGTAGAGGAGCAGATGAAATCCATCAACGAAGCTTATGATCTGAGGAGCACTATCTCACAGCTAAAAATGGGTAAGGAATATGAAATTTTATTCAGACAGATGATAGAAGCTTTTAAAAATGAAAATACACAATCACTATACACTCTTTTCAAGGATGAAAGATTTATGAATGCCCGGCAGGAAAAGGCGATGCTCACCAACAGAAATAAAAACTGGGTAAAAATAATGCCGGAAATAATGAAAGATAAAAGTTCTTTCTTTGCAGTAGGCGGTTCACATCTAATGGGTGAAAACGGAATTATCCCTCTTCTACAGTCTAAAGGCTATACGGTAAAACCTGTCTCTGGTCTATAATAGTAATCAAACCATGAAACTATTGTGAGTAATTCAACTGAAACTGCTTTTTTACAGCTTGTCAACCAGCATAAAGGCATTTTATACAAAGCCTCCCGCATCTATGCCGATTCTATAGAGGACCGGGAAGACCTTCAGCAGGAAATTCTTATCCAACTCTGGAAATCCTACCAGACTTTCAAAGGGAATAGTGAGTTTTCCACCTGGATGTATCGTGTGGCAATCAATACTGCTATTACTTTTTTAAAAAAAGAAAAGCAGAGAACCAATAATCATACAGATACTGCTCATCATTTTGAAGTTCAGCAAGAAGATTATAATCCTGCAAAAGATAAGCAACTGGAAATCTTTTACAATGCAGTCCAGCAGTTGAATTCTTTAGAGAAAGCCGTTATATTTTATTTCATGGAAGGGATGTCTCATAAAGAGATTGGAAACAACCTCGGGCTCAGTGAAGGAAACACCCGTGTAAAACTCAACAGAACAAAAGAAAAAATACAGCAAATCATAAAAAAATCAGGCCATGAACTTTGACCAATTAAAAGAACAATGGAATAATGAAGACAGTAACGTCACTATTCCTGATAGCATAAAACAATTAAAGGAGAGCAAACATCCTATAGAAAAAATTCAAAAAAGCATGAAAAAAGAATTTCCAATGCAGATTCTTGCCATCATCCTTATGGGATTCTTCCCGCTTCAGTTTGGATTTCCAGTTTCACAGTACATTATCTACTATATATCCTATACAATGATGATTGTAATATCCTCCTATTATCTGTTTGGATTTTATAAATTCTACAGACAAACTGAACTTTATACTGGAAATACCAAGAACAGTCTTTGGAAAATCTATCACGAGCTTAGATTAAATATGGAAAGATATCAGTCATTTGGCTTTTTATTACTGCCTCACTTCCTTATCACTATTGGATTGTTTATCTATAATATTTTGGAAAAGAAAGGCCATGGCCTGTCCAACTCAAATCAGTTCTTTTTAATAATTGCTGTTTTGATGGGAACGCTTTTATTAGTGGCAAGTATAGTTTCATGGACAAAATATATCTATGGACATCAGGCCAAGCAATTGGAAACCATCTTAAATGAAATGGATGAATAATATTTAAAGTATCTTTTATAAACATAAAAAATGAACCTCAGAACATTTCTGGGGCTTTGTTTTTTAAAAAATTGTTATTTATACTCCTCAAATTTATCTGAGGTTTTATTTTTCCTTAAATTTGCCAATCAGAAATAAATCATTATGGATTTTTAGGTATTATGATCCGATACATGGTTTTCTGAACACTATAAATTCCTGAAATATGCTATCAAAAATAAATCCTATACAAACTAACAGCTGGAAAGCTCTTGATGAACATTTTGCCGGAAATGACTTTGACCTGAGAAGTCTGTTCCAATATAATCCAACCCGCTTTGAAGAGTTCTCTTTACAAAAAGACAATTATCTTTTTGATTATTCTAAAAACTTAATTGATTCCAGAACGAAGGAACTTTTATTACAACTGGCTGAAGAATGCCAGTTGAAGGATTCTATCACCAGAATGTTTTCCGGAGACAAGATCAATGAAACAGAAGGAAGAGCAGTTTTGCATACAGCATTGAGGGATTTTTCAGATCGTGAGATTCTTGTAGATGGTGAAAATATCAAACCACAGATCAAGAATGTTCTTGAACATATGAAAACGTTTTCTGAAAAAATCATTTCAGGAGAACATAAAGGTTTTAGCGGTAAAGCGATCACTGATGTTGTCAACATCGGTATCGGAGGTTCAGACTTAGGACCTGTGATGGTTTGCTCTGCATTAAAACATTTTAAAACAAGACTGGATGTTCACTTTGTTTCCAATGTGGACGGAAATCATATTGCAGAAGTTGTTAAAAACTTAAATCCGGAAACTACTCTATTCATCATTGCTTCTAAAACGTTTACTACTCAGGAAACGATGACCAATGCAAATTCTGCAAAAGACTGGTTCCTTAAAGCTGGAAAACAGGAAGATGTAGCAAAGCACTTTGTAGCTTTATCCACTAATATTGAAGCTGTTAAACAGTTCGGAATCGCAGAAGAGAACATTTTCGAATTCTGGGACTGGGTAGGCGGAAGATATTCACTTTGGAGTGCTATCGGATTAAGCATTGTTCTTTCCGTAGGATATGAAAACTTCGAACAGCTTTTGAAAGGAGCTTTTGATACTGACCAACACTTCCAGACTGCAGATTTCTCTGAAAATGTTCCTGTATTAATGGGACTTCTTGGAATCTGGTATCGTAATTTCTACGCAGCAACAACTTATGCAATCTTACCTTACTCTCAGTATCTGGACAGATTTGCTGCTTATCTTCAGCAGGGAGATATGGAAAGCAATGGAAAATGTGTAGACAGAAACGGTGAATTCGTAGAATATGAAACAGGACCAATTATCTGGGGAGAGCCTGGTACAAACGGTCAGCACGCTTTCTACCAATTGATCCACCAAGGTACGGAATTGATCCCAGCAGATTTTATTGCGTATGCAAAAAGCCCTAACAAAGTTTCTGATCATCAGGATATATTGTTAGCGAACTTTTTCGCTCAGACTGAAGCTCTTGCCTTCGGAAAGCTGGAAGAGGAAGTTGAAGAAGAACTTAGAGGTGCAGGAAAATCTGACGAAGAAATAGACAGATTGATCAATTTCAAAATCTTCCACGGAAACACTCCTACCAACTCCATATTATTCAAAGAATTAACTCCTTTTTCACTAGGACAATTAATCGCCATGTATGAGCACAAAATCTTTGTACAGGGTGTCATCTGGAACATTTTCAGTTTTGATCAGTTTGGTGTGGAATTAGGTAAAGTATTAGCCAACAAAATTCTTCCTGAACTTGAAAATGATGAGGCTATCAATTCTCATGACAGTTCTACTAATGGATTGATCAGTTACTATAAAGAATTTAAGTAGTAAAAAGTAAAAATAAATCTAATAAAGTAATAAAAGTAAAATGGCAGAAATTCTTGACGGACTTAAAGTATCCAAAGAAATAAAAGCGGAGATCAAGGTTGAGGTGGAAAAAATCATTGCAAGCAAAAGGAGAGCACCACATCTGGTAGCAATTCTTGTTGGAAACAACGGAGCTAGCAAGGCTTATGTAAATGCTAAAGTGAAAGATTGTGAGGAAGTAGGATTTCAATCCAGCTTAATCAAATTCCCCAGTACTGTTGCAGAATCTGAATTATTGGAAAAAATTGACGAACTAAATAAATCGAAAGCTGTTGACGGATTTATCGTTCAGTTACCTTTACCAGATCAGATTGACCAGGAGAAAATCATTAACGCAATTGATCCAAGAAAGGATGTTGATGGGTTCCACCCTGAAAACTTCGGAAAAATGGCATTAGAGATGGACACCTTCTTACCGGCTACTCCTTTCGGAATCTTAACATTATTGGAAAGATACAATATTGAAACCAAAGGAAAAGACTGCGTAATCATCGGAAGAAGTAAAATCGTAGGAAGACCGATGAGTATTCTTATGGGAAGAAAAGATTTCCCAGGAAACTCTACCGTAACTCTTACACACTCATATACAAAAGACATCGAAGAATACACTAAAAAGGCAGACATCGTTATTACAGCTTTAGGTGATCCTCATTTCTTAAAAGGAGAAATGATCAAGGAAGGAGCTGTAATTGTTGACGTAGGGATCACAAGAGTAGATAACGATTCTCCAAAAGGATATTACCTTGCCGGCGACGTGGATTTTGAAAGCTGTGCCGCTAAAGCAAGCTGGATTACACCGGTACCTGGAGGAGTAGGCCCAATGACAAGAGCAATGTTGATGAAAAACACCATCATTGCTTACAAAACTTCGGTCTATAACGACTAATTTAAAAATGAATAAAGAAGAAGATATTTTATTAAAAGAAGGTAAAATGCTCCCTGTAATGGAGCATTTTTACACTTTACAGGGAGAAGGAGCACATACTGGAAAAGCCGCCTATTTTATTAGACTAGGAGGCTGTGATGTTGGATGCCACTGGTGTGATGTAAAAGAAAGCTGGGATCCTGAGCTTCATCCTCTTATGAATGCAGAAGAAATAGCGCAAACAGCAGCCAGCCACTGTAAAACAATTGTTCTGACAGGAGGAGAACCTTTGATGTGGAACCTGAATATCCTTACATCCAAATTAAAAGAACTGGGGTGTACTGTGCATATCGAAACTTCAGGAGCTTATCCTATGAGCGGACAACTGGATTGGATCACTCTTTCACCCAAGAAAACAGGGCTTCCTAAAGAAGAAATTTATCAGAAAGCTAATGAGTTGAAAATGATTATTTTCAATCAGCATGATTTTACATTTGCACAGGAACAGGCAGCAAAAGTTTCTGAAAACTGTAAGCTTTATCTTCAAAGTGAATGGAGCAAAAGGAATGAAATGTATCCTAAGATTACAGACTTCATTCTTGAGCATCCGGAGTGGCAGGCTTCAGTTCAGACTCATAAATATCTGAATATCCCATAAAAAAGTGTAAATTAGCGGGCCACATCCGCTATAATACCGTTAGATGCAGAGAATTCGATACTCTAGATACGTGAAATCGATCATCATTTTGCTTGACCTCATGGTTATTGCATCTATCTTTATATTCTTTTTTATAAGCAGAAACGAAAGTTTAAAATATCACAAAGAAACCTGGTACCAGAATGCTTTTTCCTTGATTTTATTGTTTTTGTTCTGGGTGCTGCTAAGCGGTAGGACAAAAATATACAATATCCCAAGGAATCTCACGTATACCCTGTTTCTGGAACGCCTTTTAATTCACTTCCTGTTTTTTATACTGGGTGTACTGCTTATAGGAAAGGTAAGTAATAATGTCTTTTTCAATTCAGATATTTACTGGCTCTCCTTTTATCTTTTTGCTTTTATTTTTCTGGAAAAATCATTGATCTATTTCGCCATTAAGTATTTGCGTTCTCTGGGGATCAACCATAGAAATGTAATGTTTCTGGAGAATAATGATTCTACAGAGATCCTTAGAAACATTTTTAAAGACCGTAAAGATTATGGATACCGGATATTTGAATACGAAAATTCAGAAATCAGAACCAGCGAATTAGTCAGTTTCTGGAAAAAAAATGGGATTCATACCCTATTTTTATCTACAGAAAATTCATATGATGAAAAAACGGAAACTGAAATATTCAAACTCGCAGAGGACAATAAAGTTCATATTTCACTGATACCGAGTATCACTCAAAGTGACTTTTTCCTTTATGACCTTGGATATATACAGACTCAGCCCGTTCTCAGTCAGGCAAGATATCCGCTGGATTATTATTCTAACTTCCTGATGAAAAGGACATTTGATATCTTTTTCTCCATTTTTGTATTGGTCTTCATCTGCTCCTGGGTTTTCCCAATTATTGCCCTATTAATCAAAACAACCTCTAAAGGTCCTGTTTTCTTTTTACAGAAAAGATATGGCTTTCATGAAGAAGTCTTCAGCTGTTTTAAATTTCGAACCATGGTTGTAAATGAAGAATCGGCTATCAAAACTACCTCAGAAAATGATTCCAGAATAACTAAAATAGGCAAATTCTTAAGAAAGACCAGCCTTGATGAGCTTCCTCAGTTCATAAATGTATTAAAGGGAGAAATGTCTGTTGTAGGACCACGCCCCCATATGCTGGCTGTTGATAATTATTACAAACCGAAAATCGGAAGATACAGTTTAAGAAGTATGGTAAGCCCCGGCATTACGGGACTGGCACAGGTAAGCGGACTTCGTGGAGATTTTGGAGATGTGGATGTAGAAATGAAAAAAAGAGTTTTGGCGGATGCCTTTTACGTAAGAAACTGGAGTTTTG
This genomic window from Chryseobacterium sp. MEBOG06 contains:
- a CDS encoding bifunctional 5,10-methylenetetrahydrofolate dehydrogenase/5,10-methenyltetrahydrofolate cyclohydrolase, which translates into the protein MAEILDGLKVSKEIKAEIKVEVEKIIASKRRAPHLVAILVGNNGASKAYVNAKVKDCEEVGFQSSLIKFPSTVAESELLEKIDELNKSKAVDGFIVQLPLPDQIDQEKIINAIDPRKDVDGFHPENFGKMALEMDTFLPATPFGILTLLERYNIETKGKDCVIIGRSKIVGRPMSILMGRKDFPGNSTVTLTHSYTKDIEEYTKKADIVITALGDPHFLKGEMIKEGAVIVDVGITRVDNDSPKGYYLAGDVDFESCAAKASWITPVPGGVGPMTRAMLMKNTIIAYKTSVYND
- a CDS encoding TraB/GumN family protein, which translates into the protein MKNLVKLGFAALLSMSSSITATAQSKETPNSNSLLWEVTGNGLSKPSYITGTFHILCSKDFEIKSKVLKALEKSDNFVMEVNYTDPVEMATLQKMYQTDKKISDQLSPNEAKELDNILTDYGTTLESIDTSSPQALYALLAAKATPCPQTEIKLYEMELLKKAMKDKKNIKGLEKVEEQMKSINEAYDLRSTISQLKMGKEYEILFRQMIEAFKNENTQSLYTLFKDERFMNARQEKAMLTNRNKNWVKIMPEIMKDKSSFFAVGGSHLMGENGIIPLLQSKGYTVKPVSGL
- a CDS encoding RNA polymerase sigma factor, which produces MSNSTETAFLQLVNQHKGILYKASRIYADSIEDREDLQQEILIQLWKSYQTFKGNSEFSTWMYRVAINTAITFLKKEKQRTNNHTDTAHHFEVQQEDYNPAKDKQLEIFYNAVQQLNSLEKAVIFYFMEGMSHKEIGNNLGLSEGNTRVKLNRTKEKIQQIIKKSGHEL
- a CDS encoding exopolysaccharide biosynthesis polyprenyl glycosylphosphotransferase; its protein translation is MQRIRYSRYVKSIIILLDLMVIASIFIFFFISRNESLKYHKETWYQNAFSLILLFLFWVLLSGRTKIYNIPRNLTYTLFLERLLIHFLFFILGVLLIGKVSNNVFFNSDIYWLSFYLFAFIFLEKSLIYFAIKYLRSLGINHRNVMFLENNDSTEILRNIFKDRKDYGYRIFEYENSEIRTSELVSFWKKNGIHTLFLSTENSYDEKTETEIFKLAEDNKVHISLIPSITQSDFFLYDLGYIQTQPVLSQARYPLDYYSNFLMKRTFDIFFSIFVLVFICSWVFPIIALLIKTTSKGPVFFLQKRYGFHEEVFSCFKFRTMVVNEESAIKTTSENDSRITKIGKFLRKTSLDELPQFINVLKGEMSVVGPRPHMLAVDNYYKPKIGRYSLRSMVSPGITGLAQVSGLRGDFGDVDVEMKKRVLADAFYVRNWSFVLDLVIILKTVLLVIAGDKNAK
- the pgi gene encoding glucose-6-phosphate isomerase produces the protein MLSKINPIQTNSWKALDEHFAGNDFDLRSLFQYNPTRFEEFSLQKDNYLFDYSKNLIDSRTKELLLQLAEECQLKDSITRMFSGDKINETEGRAVLHTALRDFSDREILVDGENIKPQIKNVLEHMKTFSEKIISGEHKGFSGKAITDVVNIGIGGSDLGPVMVCSALKHFKTRLDVHFVSNVDGNHIAEVVKNLNPETTLFIIASKTFTTQETMTNANSAKDWFLKAGKQEDVAKHFVALSTNIEAVKQFGIAEENIFEFWDWVGGRYSLWSAIGLSIVLSVGYENFEQLLKGAFDTDQHFQTADFSENVPVLMGLLGIWYRNFYAATTYAILPYSQYLDRFAAYLQQGDMESNGKCVDRNGEFVEYETGPIIWGEPGTNGQHAFYQLIHQGTELIPADFIAYAKSPNKVSDHQDILLANFFAQTEALAFGKLEEEVEEELRGAGKSDEEIDRLINFKIFHGNTPTNSILFKELTPFSLGQLIAMYEHKIFVQGVIWNIFSFDQFGVELGKVLANKILPELENDEAINSHDSSTNGLISYYKEFK
- a CDS encoding 7-carboxy-7-deazaguanine synthase QueE, with the protein product MNKEEDILLKEGKMLPVMEHFYTLQGEGAHTGKAAYFIRLGGCDVGCHWCDVKESWDPELHPLMNAEEIAQTAASHCKTIVLTGGEPLMWNLNILTSKLKELGCTVHIETSGAYPMSGQLDWITLSPKKTGLPKEEIYQKANELKMIIFNQHDFTFAQEQAAKVSENCKLYLQSEWSKRNEMYPKITDFILEHPEWQASVQTHKYLNIP